The bacterium (Candidatus Blackallbacteria) CG13_big_fil_rev_8_21_14_2_50_49_14 genome contains a region encoding:
- a CDS encoding DNA-binding response regulator, with protein MKTMIQVHMIDDDEDMHDLLSDYFADENIAFSASSTPSKGLEYVKSHAVDLVILDFMMPEMDGFETCRLLRTQNPLLPIIMLTAKKDDYNRIIGLELGADDYISKPFNPRELLARIKTIMRRFERSLQFQQQAPPENKLFSENHELVLNLDAREAMHQGQPMELTTTEFDMLHCLLENAGIVLTRDALMSKVRGLEFDAFDRTIDVFVSRLRQKLGDNPRKPEIIKTIRGVGYLFTK; from the coding sequence ATGAAGACTATGATTCAGGTGCATATGATTGATGACGATGAAGATATGCACGATTTACTCAGTGATTATTTTGCCGATGAAAATATTGCCTTCAGTGCCTCTTCTACCCCTTCCAAGGGTTTGGAATATGTCAAATCCCATGCGGTGGATCTCGTCATTCTGGACTTTATGATGCCCGAAATGGATGGGTTTGAAACCTGTCGTTTACTCAGAACTCAAAATCCACTGCTGCCCATTATCATGTTAACGGCAAAAAAAGACGACTATAACCGCATTATTGGACTGGAACTGGGGGCTGACGATTATATTTCAAAGCCCTTCAACCCCCGTGAACTTTTGGCACGGATAAAAACCATCATGCGCCGCTTTGAACGCAGCCTACAGTTTCAACAACAGGCCCCCCCTGAAAACAAACTTTTCTCAGAGAACCATGAATTGGTCCTCAATCTGGATGCACGAGAAGCAATGCACCAGGGACAACCCATGGAATTGACGACCACGGAGTTTGATATGCTGCATTGTTTGCTTGAAAACGCCGGAATTGTGCTTACACGGGATGCCTTGATGAGCAAAGTCAGGGGGCTTGAATTTGATGCCTTCGACCGCACCATTGATGTTTTTGTTTCCCGTTTGCGCCAAAAATTGGGCGATAACCCACGCAAGCCTGAAATTATTAAAACCATCCGAGGCGTGGGGTATTTGTTTACAAAATGA